The following nucleotide sequence is from Juglans microcarpa x Juglans regia isolate MS1-56 chromosome 6D, Jm3101_v1.0, whole genome shotgun sequence.
gtaagagatgatctacctattctccattctttttgcaTATGTAGCATCAATCCATCACAACACATCctttcttcctcaaattatccgtggTCAAGATCTTTCCAAGGGTGGCGttccaaagaaagaaagcaacttTGGACTTTTTGGGCTTTCATTGAAAGGTTACACAATTACGCTGCATATTATCTTTATGTTGCATCATCTAAGTTCATCATTTGTTTATTACAGATGATGCCATGTATTGCTCTTCTAATTTTTAGGGATGGACTTaatcttttaagaaatgatacAGGTATTTATTTGTTTGCACATCTGtctatatttttcttgcacATATGTCACATCAGACAAAGACGGACACTGAAAACTTTTCTGACATCGAGGAACTCTTTCAGATTGAGACTAGATGTAGAGAGGTATGTTTTGTGCCTATTGTATctacttttaaatataattctAAAGATGTTAGAGGAGTTGCAATTTGTGGCTTTAAGATTGTCTGAGAGTATTGCAAGCATATAGTTTTTAAGTTGAGTTCTtgtcattaatttatatttgcTTGTATATCAAAATCACCATCAACTATTTTTCTTATCAGTAAGTAAGAACTTTATTGATGAGAGAAATATGCATAGTCTAAGTACATGGGAAATATACAAGAGTAACACCTATGCATGATTGTCTAgaaatacaagaaagtcatgaatattTAGGCTGTTAAAATCTATCACAATCgatcaaatgaaataaaatattaaagaaaaacattctAAGCTCATCCCTTGACAGATTGCGACCTCTAAAacttctttcattcctctctctctaaaggcaccaccatagacaaatCTGAACCATCTTTCAAATTACTAGGATTTGTGAGTTACCATGTAGGCCTCTCCAATTTGCTAGAAACTCGACCACCCTTCTCGGCATTGTCCATGTTAACCCCAGTCTAGCAAAGAACAATTTGCAAGGAACATTTTGAGGTTGTAAACATTATCGAATGAGCCATTCATTTCCATTTTCCTACAATCATTTCTGAGTTTAGTATTCATGATTGAGagctgaaaaaagaaagagaagaaaaagaagtggCCACTTGTCCTTTTTCAGAAGACTTTGGTTTAGTAATATTTACGAGCCGTTGGCTATTTGTTagtaattgaattttttaatatgtataaatttcaattttcattctaattgatttttgttcatCCTCTTATTGATCTATCTATATACTTCTCTATTTGCATGCagttaaagaaagaaaagaacatgCTGAAAGATTCTCAATCTGAAAGCTTTGAACTGATTCGGGTAATGTTTGGATGCGATATGGTTTTCTTTCAATTCCATTAGGTTATGAAAcaggaatttttattttattttattataagctGAAGTCATTGATTTTTCTCCTTTGGATGAATCATGGAAATCCTTATTTTCCCATTTCCATGGCCTCTTGatgtgtttatttttctattgatATTCAGTTCATTGTTTTTCACATTGTCCTGTAATAGAGGAACTAGTCAAGATTAAACACTGCATGGGTGGTTATGGTTGAACCTCTCATAGCCTCTTGCATACCAATCTTCTAATTGCATTTTTCGGGTTGTGACATGTAAAAGTAGATTGAAGAATCTACCCAGTAAATATTATAAACCATATTGTTGTACTTGATACTGTGTATTTGCAAGTCAGCTGCTGGACAAAGAGTGTCCAAGGCAGATATACCTATACTCCAATTTGTGCACAAATTGTCTTCTGatacttttcaaaataacatgATGAAAACCCCTCATTTGAAGCAGAAGGTCAAAAAGAGGGCAAAAAAGGTAAAACGAATAAAAGgacataaaaaaagaaacaaaagatgGTTTTAACCATTTGTTCCATTCCTCTTCTTCGCTCAATAAAGAAGTTTATGTTTAACAAGAAGAATATATTCTGGCAGAATATCAatgaagactttttttttataggttttttataggtttattttattttattttatttttttaaaatgggctCATGGCAATAAATCTTGTCCACTGCCCCAAAACACACCAAGCATTTAATTTCATCATAGCAAATGAAGACTTTTGTTTCATGCAGAGACTAGAACAACATGTGAAATCATTGTCAGAGGCTCGTTCAGAAGACAAGAAACACATTCAAAAGTTGGAAAAAGAGCTATTGAACTGCTCTCAAGAAATAGGTAGTTATTCTTGTATCTATACATACATGTTTTCTTAGGTTGTCCATCATTTTAACTGATTgtacaattttcattttattatttaaggaATGTGTTTCATGCCATTCTGATCAAAAGAATATTAAGATGCGCTAACCTTTTTATgtgtaaaagaatttttttgttttggaatacGTTCACTTGCTCTATGGTTCTGTTGTTGTGGAAACTCAAATTTTATATCGTTGTTTGGGCAACATATCTATTGTGTCTTTGTGTTTTGTAGTTCTTTCTCCTTACATAACCCTGAGGAAACTTTGACATGGCCATGGTGATTTAGGATAACCCTATGCAAGGATAAATATTTGGGTGTTATGTTCAACTCTTGAGTTTTATTCCCTGATTAGTTATCCTGAAAAATCATATCTAGAGGTAGGGCTTAATGCCCTCTCTTCTCTATATAGTTCATGTAGAATTTGTGCATAGTTTAGGGGAAAGCAGTTCATGTATATGTTGGTTTCACCAACAAGATCAGTTGTGTTCAACCattggatatttttataatatataattcatagagttaaaaacttttccttaaatatttttcatccatcCAATGGGTTACTTAAGACATATGGTATTTGTCAATGAAAATGTAACAACATATGCACATTGATGGAAGGTGCTCTTTAACTCAATCACAGCTTCATCACAGATTACCTGCAGGATCAACTAAATGTGAGGAACACGGAGGTGAACTGGCTGATAGAGCATGTACACAGCCTTGAGCTGAAATTAGCAGACATTGAAGATTTACATGACAAAGTTGACAGGTCAAGGGAGGAGCTAAAGAGGTCTGATTCAGAGCGCTTGCTCTTGCTGCAGGAACTAGATAGAAAAGAAGCAGAGTTACAAAATTCAgattcatgcatgcatagagAAATTAGAGGAATCCATCGCAGCCATGGCATTAGAGTCTCAATGTGAAATAGAAAGCATGAAACTTGATATCATGGCCTTGGAACAGAGTTGCTTTGAGGCTAATAAAATCCAGGAGGAATCTACTGAAGAAAGAGCTAGGATGAATGGGATGATTCAAGAGCTTGAGGCTCAGTTTCAGGATGCAcagaaaattattgaatctcTGGGTGAGGAAAATAAGGAACTGAAAGAGAAACTTGATATGTCTGAAAAGAATGCTAGACTATTTTGTCAAGGGATTGAAGAATGGCTGCAAAACAAGGACAGATCCCACCAGAAGTCTCAAACCTGCTTGAGCAAGCCAGAGGATAAGCTTAGTATATTAAAAGAATTCGGGTACATTACACTGTATAATTATGCATTAATTTGTGTGTGATTTATGTCCAAAAACATTGTAATGTGGTAGAGGGAAGAAACCTCTTTTTTCCAGTCCACTTTTTAGGGGAAATTTGAAATGACAAcgaaaaatgatattatgattttttgggTGGGTGGGGGATGGATGTTtgaaattatatgtttttaactTGCAAAAGGCACAATCTAAGAGGGATGATCTTagaagatgaaagaaatttcttcttcaatagattataaatcatcaattttgatTCATCTGGCTACCTTGCACTACTATTTAGGCCTTAAACATGGTCCTCTTTTGAAGTTTTTTGGATACGATAAGTGTCTTATAAGGTTGCTGAAAAAAGTTCTTTTAAGAGATTGTTGTTATGGTTGTCTTGAGAAGAAATTGATGCAGTaagttttgttttcaaagtcCTAACAGCTTATTAAATTATTGCATACATTTATATCTGTCACTTTTTTTTCTGTCAAAATTCATGTTTTGACATCCTTACTAATAATTGGATAATACTTGAAGCACTTGTGGAGAAGTCTTAGGTCCACTCCTTTCACCGTTGGCAAAGGAGTGCAGAGTTGATGCCGATTCAAGAACGAAGATGGAGAATATGTCAAGACAGATTCAAGAATATGAATGTCTTGTGAAGCAACTTAAGGTATGACCATATGTGGAAGCATTGCCTTTGATATGATCTAAATGACTAATTGCAGTATGTTTCAAGTGGGATCAGTGCACTAGGCTTTTGTCCTTTCTGGACTTCAAGGTTACATGACTTGATTGTATCCGGTAATGGTTTCTAGGAAGAATTGAGAGAGGAAAAGTtgaaagcaaaagaagaagCAAAGGACCTAGCACAAGAAATGGCCGAGCTAAGGTACCAAATTACAGGTTTGCTTGAAGAAGAGTGCAAGCGTCGTGCTTACATTGAACAGGCAGCTTTACAGAGAGTTTTTGAGTTAGAGGCACAGGTATTGATGTTTATATTTGCAATCTTCCTTGTCAGCCTCATAGGGAATAGTCTTATGGCTTAAAAGATACAATCTTGTTTTGTGATCAAGGTCcaagaagaaaagaggaaatCATTTGCTGCTGTCGGGCATCTCCATGAAGCATAGAGATTGTGTTATCAAAAGGACTGAGGATCTGTGTGTGGAAGAAGTTATTCAGGTGTGTTTTTTCACTCTAAGGTTCCCAACTAAATTTTCTATTCTTCTCAATGTCAAAGTAGCgtaactaggggtgtaaccggtcctgtccggtccgattttggacaaaatttaggattaAACCAGTATGTACCAGTTTTGTATCTTTCAAAATTGATTACGCACCGATTATCCTCCTAAATCAGTACTTTTGGTTTTATTGGTtttcggtccggttttccggtttatATATGTAGTAACAAAAAGAAACATAGTAATAAAAGCagctataactatataattattaataactaaATCAAAGGTGGGGAGCTTAATGGAGGCAACCTGTCCAACTACTATATTTTGCTTCATTCAGTGTCAAAGTACGGGTTTATatatgttagaatatatatatatttatattaatattataagctCCAATTAATTTCTTCACCCGATCCATATACGAAAGTCTCCTATCTACATGCATGTGttaatttcaaagtaatttcttATATGTTATTATTCCTTATGctgatgataaaattattttggaacATACAAGAGAATAATGGGATTTTTGACTTAGTAGATGAATCGATGATAATGATATGCAAATGTAGATGATAAAATCAGTTTAAAACAGATGATATGCAATGGAGAAAAAGCCACTTGAAAGCTTTCATTCAACTCAGAATCTCAGATGCttaatcaaacaaaacaaacagagcTTTAGGCTAGCATGGtcctagaaaaataaaaaaaattaggaagcCCGCAACCGAAACATATCATTGCAGATTAAACAAATAGAGCTTCAGTGCTTCAGGGGCTGTGCGAGACGCTgagagagtgaggaagagaggtgagGCCGGGAACGTTGGATGCAGAGAGGCTGTGAGAGGGTAGAGATGGAGGCCGTGAGTCGCAGAGAGGCGGAGAGTGAGGAAAAGAGGGGTGCCGATGGAGGGATTGGAGGATGCGACGAAGGTTGTTAGCCTGTTACGTGTGGCGCAGTTCCTGGAGAGGGAGGGGCGGATCTAGGGTTTCtacccgggggggggggggggtggggtgggaaactgaaactgaaagtAAAACAAAGCTTTcaccccggggggggggggggggagcggGGTGGTTTTGGGGGGAACGAAATCTGAgggatttggtttttttttttgggggggggggtgggaaACTGAAACTGCAAGTAAAACAAAGCTTTCGCCCCGGAAGGGGGGGGAGCGGGGTGGGTTTGGGGGGAACGAAATCTGAGGGATTTggttttgggggaggggggggacGGCACCGTTTCTTAGAGTGATTTAATgccatataataatatttataatttttttttctccctttctaAGCAAGCTTGCATATTATAAATAGGTAAAAACTATTGCGCAACTATTAAGGAGGGTCTTTCTCGCTATTAATATACAAAATAGTAGAAGGAATAATATCTAATGGAATGCTACCAAACAAAGAGTTTATAGCTGCCTATTGCGCAACCGATTGCGCAAGtcgattttgagatcgatcAATCTTGTGAAAGTTATAGTCTGAGtgggattttaaaaagtttgcgATATCCTCTGAGATAGGTGCTATTTGCCAGATCTAttcttctttataaatataagaaatcaCCAACTGAGAGTCTCCTACTAGAGAGGTAAAAGGATGGTTGAGGTGTTTTGCCATTTTGAGAGCTAACTTTGCCGCAAGTGCCTCTGCCATTACCGGGGTTGTGGAAAAATTTGTCTCAGTCTACATTTTGATGACTTCTCCTGTTGAGTTTCTACTTACAGCTAAAGCCAAATAGAAAGAATTCCTGATAGCTACATCAAAAGAAATACATATCTGATTCGTGTGAGGTTTTTGCCATTCCTTCTCTATTTTGGATTCAAGTTTTTCTTTCCATGCATGAAGATTTTTTTGATAAGAGAGATTCAGCTGTTGTGAAAGATTGTGAGGTGAGAGTTCCTTGCAATTATGGACTTAGTCATTTCAGAGCCTCCAGATGAAATCTAGAGTCAGACCAGCAAAAACTTTGAACGGGTGATCTTCCTGGGATGAAAGACCGAGTTTTTTCTGGGGATATAGTATGATCTGGAACCAATCCTTCATTGAATTTACCACCAGGGAAGATAGAAAGGGCCATCTACTACAACTCCAGAGAATTCTGGTTATGAGGCATTCAATGAATAGGTGCAGGAGAGtctcttttttttcatcacagagTGGACAATTTATGGAAGGAATGTCCGGAATGAACCTTTTGAGGCGCTTTCTTGTTTGCAAAATATCTCaaagtattttccataaaaggAGTTTGTGCATGTCATGGATCCTGAATTTCCAAAATTTCCCCCATGAGATATCTGGAATCGCTTCTCTGAAGTAGTTTGCGATATTTGATGCAAGATGGTGGGCATTTTTAATTgagaaaatctcattttgagtCTTAGTCCAAATAGTACATTCCTCAGCTAGATTGGAGATGGGTAAATGAATTTTAAGGATTTCCTTTATGCTTTCTTGTTGGAATAGAGAGTTTAGCAATGAGAGATTCTAAGATTTGTCATTCTGAATAATCAGATTTGAGACCTTGAGGGTAGTCGAGAGATCAGCTGGGTGGGTGAGAGGAAAATGTTTAAAGTTTTCCATAGTTGGGATCTAGGGATCTAGTCAAGCTCTCACAGACAAACCATTTGCAATTTTGAAACATGTACCTTTTTCCAGTAACGGTCTTGtctttaaaaatcatttctaaagACTCGAATTAGTTATCTTTTTGGTTGCTAATTCGAAGATGCttgatttcaaatatttcttggaTAGAAGCTTGTGCTAGATATTGTTGCTTGGTTGGCTCATTTCCCATCCTATCTTCGCCATCAAGGTCACATTCATATTTTCCATCAGTCTTAATCCCAgcccaccatcattttttggttGGCAAATAGATTTTCATGACTTTAGGTATAGCTGTTGCTTTTGGTCATTTGATTTTCCCCAccaaaattttttgaaactaGAGTTAAGTTTTTTACAAATTGATTTTGGTAGCATATGTGTTGACATTTGATATGTTGGGATGTCGCTTGCTACTGATCTGATAAGCATCGTTCTACCAGCTTGAGAgagcattttttatttccaaccaTCCAGCCTTTTATTAATTTCCCCATCAAGTCTTTGTAGTCCTTTTTCCTGGATCAGCCAAAAGTTGTCAGCAtacccaaatattttatttttgaggaaGACTCTTTGTATGGCATATTCTCTGATATTAC
It contains:
- the LOC121234232 gene encoding LOW QUALITY PROTEIN: centrosomal protein of 63 kDa-like (The sequence of the model RefSeq protein was modified relative to this genomic sequence to represent the inferred CDS: deleted 1 base in 1 codon); the encoded protein is MSHQTKTDTENFSDIEELFQIETRCRELKKEKNMLKDSQSESFELIRRLEQHVKSLSEARSEDKKHIQKLEKELLNCSQEIDYLQDQLNVRNTEVNWLIEHVHSLELKLADIEDLHDKVDRSREELKRSDSERLLLLQELDRKEAELQNSIHACIEKLEESIAAMALESQCEIESMKLDIMALEQSCFEANKIQEESTEERARMNGMIQELEAQFQDAQKIIESLGEENKELKEKLDMSEKNARLFCQGIEEWLQNKDRSHQKSQTCLSKPEDKLSILKEFGTCGEVLGPLLSPLAKECRVDADSRTKMENMSRQIQEYECLVKQLKEELREEKLKAKEEAKDLAQEMAELRYQITGLLEEECKRRAYIEQAALQRVFELEAQVQEEKRKSFAAVGHLHEA